The Bos taurus isolate L1 Dominette 01449 registration number 42190680 breed Hereford chromosome 18, ARS-UCD2.0, whole genome shotgun sequence genome has a window encoding:
- the PINLYP gene encoding phospholipase A2 inhibitor and Ly6/PLAUR domain-containing protein isoform X2, with translation MKPSMKLETFLLATTLLCTLLGLGYPLSCEVCVGDGPNCRGKLQTCAPDEDSCIVVVTETNRMTSYKGCSKSSNCESGLFGFTVNHENYMGSKRRCCQKDGCNQDPLPAFVRNHTENGLRCPSCITAFTETCTATAEALCVGEETHCVAMSGLMRPAGDKFAVQGCGTKTACHSKPGTLVPSGARLFTIKKTSCL, from the exons ATGAAGCCTTCCATGAAACTCGAGACCTTCTTGCTGGCCACCACACTGCTCTGCACCCTCCTGGGTCTGG GGTACCCACTGAGCTGTGAGGTGTGTGTCGGTGACGGTCCCAATTGCAGAGGAAAACTGCAGACTTGCGCCCCGGATGAGGACTCCTGCATAGTTGTCGTGACTGAGACCAACAGAA TGACCAGCTACAAGGGCTGTTCGAAATCCAGCAACTGTGAGTCAGGACTCTTCGGCTTCACTGTGAACCATGAGAACTACATGGGCTCCAAGAGGCGCTGCTGCCAGAAGGATGGCTGCAACCAGGACCCCCTGCCCG CATTCGTGAGAAACCATACAGAGAATGGCCTTCGGTGTCCTTCCTGCATCACTGCCTTTACGGAAACATGCACTGCGACTGCGGAAGCACTGTGTGTTGGCGAGGAAACCCACTGTGTCGCCATGTCTGGCCTCATGCGGCCTG CAGGTGACAAATTTGCCGTCCAGGGCTGTGGTACCAAGACCGCCTGCCACAGCAAGCCCGGGACCCTGGTGCCCTCAGGTGCTCGTTTGTTCACCATCAAGAAGACCAGCTGTCTTTGA
- the PINLYP gene encoding phospholipase A2 inhibitor and Ly6/PLAUR domain-containing protein isoform X1 — translation MKPSMKLETFLLATTLLCTLLGLGYPLSCEVCVGDGPNCRGKLQTCAPDEDSCIVVVTETNRKASLAVTSYKGCSKSSNCESGLFGFTVNHENYMGSKRRCCQKDGCNQDPLPAFVRNHTENGLRCPSCITAFTETCTATAEALCVGEETHCVAMSGLMRPAGDKFAVQGCGTKTACHSKPGTLVPSGARLFTIKKTSCL, via the exons ATGAAGCCTTCCATGAAACTCGAGACCTTCTTGCTGGCCACCACACTGCTCTGCACCCTCCTGGGTCTGG GGTACCCACTGAGCTGTGAGGTGTGTGTCGGTGACGGTCCCAATTGCAGAGGAAAACTGCAGACTTGCGCCCCGGATGAGGACTCCTGCATAGTTGTCGTGACTGAGACCAACAGAA AGGCCTCCTTGGCAGTGACCAGCTACAAGGGCTGTTCGAAATCCAGCAACTGTGAGTCAGGACTCTTCGGCTTCACTGTGAACCATGAGAACTACATGGGCTCCAAGAGGCGCTGCTGCCAGAAGGATGGCTGCAACCAGGACCCCCTGCCCG CATTCGTGAGAAACCATACAGAGAATGGCCTTCGGTGTCCTTCCTGCATCACTGCCTTTACGGAAACATGCACTGCGACTGCGGAAGCACTGTGTGTTGGCGAGGAAACCCACTGTGTCGCCATGTCTGGCCTCATGCGGCCTG CAGGTGACAAATTTGCCGTCCAGGGCTGTGGTACCAAGACCGCCTGCCACAGCAAGCCCGGGACCCTGGTGCCCTCAGGTGCTCGTTTGTTCACCATCAAGAAGACCAGCTGTCTTTGA